The following is a genomic window from Oncorhynchus kisutch isolate 150728-3 linkage group LG6, Okis_V2, whole genome shotgun sequence.
GAATTTAACCAACAGCACATACCTGGAACTTCGTTCTTTGATATTGACAAATGCTCTGACAAAACTTCCTCGATGGACCATATGCTCCCAACTGCAAACTACTTTGCAGAGTATGTGGGGGGTTTAGGTATAGGAAACGATACACATGTAGTAGTGTACGATACCAGCGATTTTGGGTCATTCAGCGCACCCCGAGTGTGGTGGATGTTCCGATTATTTGGGCACAATTCTGTATCGGTCCTGGACGGGGGTATGAAGAATTGGCTGGCCGAGGGGCATCCTGTCACTGCAGAATACACCAAGCCAGGACGTGCGGACTTCAAGGCGACCGCCAATCAATCATGGGTCAAGTCATATGATGATGTGCTGAAAAACATCGAGACCAAACAGGTGCAAGTGATTGACACAAGACCCGCCGGCATGTTCCGGGGAACTGAACCAGAACTAAGAGATGGTCAGTGGGAGCATAAGCAAAGATTTATTTTGTCCTCCTAGAATTGATTACATTtgatggtattatacatttttgctaatatgatttttttaaatgtcaagaCATATTTTGCcccaattattttttaaataaaatctcatcttccctctttctctatccccctctctataCCGCTCTCCTTATCATTTTCTTTcgttctctcacacacagacattgAGCCTGGCCACATTCCTGGTACTATCAACATGCCTTTTACCAAGTTCATGGATGCCTCAGGCAAGGAGTTGGAGCTTGAAGTGCTGGCAAAAATGTTCCGAGAGGCAGGGGTGGACTTGGAGAACCCTTTCTGGGTAACCTGTGGGTCAGGGGTCACTGCATGCCACGTGGTTCTGGCTGCTCACCTGCTGGGACATTCAGGGTCAGTGTCTGTGTATGACGGGTCATGGTATGAATGGTTCAAAAGGGCTGCCCCAGAGCATGTCATCTCTGAGGGCAAGGGGAAGCAAGTGTGATGTGGAGAGAAGGGTAGAAATGAGCACAAAGAAAATTACTGTTGAATGAGCAGGGAGGGGACACTATGAATCACAAAGGAAGCTACAGATTGCACAAAATATGGAGGGTTTTACTGATTTTGACTGAAGATTTGGATGAATGTGTCATTGTGAAAGAGTTCACCATTCAAGAGTCCATGAATACAGTATGCCTATGTTTATATTCAAGATGTCCAATAAAGGTGTTACAAACTATGTGATATTAATTTCTTAATAAAGATTAGAAGGATGGAATGTTTGAGGTATTCGGGTTAGAATTGGACTATGGTTGTTGTATGTATGCTCCTACTGGCaacatggtgtgatcataacaacatacaggaaatcaagtccttctgttcacctgactttgagttcctcacaatcaaatgtcgaccgcattatctaccaagagaattctcttcgataaTAATCACGGCCGcatgtatcccccccccccaagcagacacattgatggccctgaacgaactttatttgactatgtaaactggaaaccacatatcctgaggctgcattcattgtagctggggattttaacaaggctaatctgaaaacaagactccctaaattctatcagcatatcgattgtgctaccatgGCTGgtaagaccctggatcattgttcttctaacttccgcgatgcctATAACCTCCCCCACCTTCCTTTCGGAAgagctgaccatgactccattttgttgcttccagcctatcttttcaatgggatttcattgggaatccagatttctaagggaccttcttgcagttcctatcgcttccactggatgtcaacagtctttagaaattggttgaggttattcctttgtgtaatgaagaagtacggccatcttgaacgagggtcacttgaagtgtcctgttagatagaggcgtgtAACCAAAAAGCATGCTTCAggttgttttcttcctgtattgaacacagatcatccagtcttcaattttatggattatttacgttaaaaaatacctGAAGTTGTATTAGAAAAgtcgtttgaaatgttttggcaaagtttacaggtaacttttgagatattttgagCAAGTTGGAaactgtgtttttctggatcaaacgcgccaaataaattgacattttggatatatatcaatggaattaatcgaacaaaaggaccatttgtgatgtttatgggacatattggagtgccaacaaaagaagctcgtcaaaggtaaggcacaaattatctttttatttctgcgttttgtgtcgcgcctgcagggttgaaatatggtttctctctttgtttactatggtgctatcctcagataatagcattgtttccTTTCTCCAAAAAGCCTTTTTgatatctgacatgttggctggattcacaacaagtgtagctttaatttgctatcttgcatgtgtgatttaatgaaagttagatttttatagtaatttatttgaatttggcgctctacattttccctggcatttggccaggtgggacgctggCGGGACGCTGACTCACCAAAGCCCCCTCTGTCTTGCAGGCTCTGGTGAACGATGTGCTCAGGGACATGCTAAACCGTTGTGTTCTTCTACCTTGACAAGATCCCGTTTTTCCCCCCAGTCTGCCCAAGAACATGTTCTTCATGTCAGAAAAGTCCTtcagcgcctc
Proteins encoded in this region:
- the LOC109893199 gene encoding 3-mercaptopyruvate sulfurtransferase-like, producing MAVQTQELVSAKWLADAIKSNLIGPNLRILDTSWHVPILKRDANAEFNQQHIPGTSFFDIDKCSDKTSSMDHMLPTANYFAEYVGGLGIGNDTHVVVYDTSDFGSFSAPRVWWMFRLFGHNSVSVLDGGMKNWLAEGHPVTAEYTKPGRADFKATANQSWVKSYDDVLKNIETKQVQVIDTRPAGMFRGTEPELRDDIEPGHIPGTINMPFTKFMDASGKELELEVLAKMFREAGVDLENPFWVTCGSGVTACHVVLAAHLLGHSGSVSVYDGSWYEWFKRAAPEHVISEGKGKQV